Below is a genomic region from Caulobacter rhizosphaerae.
GTGAAGCGCGGCGTGTGGGAAGCGGGCGGCCTGCCGCTGGAATTCCCCGCGATGTCGCTGGGCGAGACCCAGATGCGGCCGACGGCGATGCTGTTCCGCAACCTGCTGGCCATGGACGTCGAGGAGTCGATTCGCGGCAATCCGATCGACGGCGTCGTGCTGCTGGGCGGCTGCGACAAGACCACGCCGGGCCAGATGATGGGCGCGGCCAGCGTCGACCTGCCCACCATCGTCGTCTCGACCGGCCCGATGCTGAACGGCAAGTTCCGCGGCAAGGACATCGGTTCGGGCACCGACGTTTGGAAGTTCTCCGAGGCCGTGCGGGCCGGCGAGATGACCCTGCCGGAGTTCATGTCGGCCGAGAGCGGCATGAGCCGCTCGCCCGGCACCTGCATGACCATGGGCACCGCCTCGACCATGGCGGCCATCGTGGAAGCCATGGGCATGTGCCTGCCCTACAACGCTTCCATTCCCGCCGTGGACGCCCGGCGGGCGGCCATGGCCCACCACACCGGCCGCACCATCGTGCGCATGGTGCATGACGGCCTGACCATGTCGCAGGTGGCCACCCGCGCCGCCTTCGAGAACGCCCTGCGCGTGCATGCCGCCATCGGCGGCTCGACCAACGCCGTGGTCCACCTGCTGGCCCTGGCCGGCCGGCTGGGCGTCGAGCTGAGCCTCGAGGACTTCGACAACCTGTCGCGCGACGTGCCGCTGCTGGTCGACCTGCAGCCGTCGGGCCGCTTCCTGATGGAAGACCTGCACTACGCCGGCGGCCTGCCGGCGGTAATGAAGCAGATGGCCCCGTTCCTGAATCCCGAGGCCCTTACCGTCTCGGGCGTGCGGATCGGCGAGCAGTACGAGAAGGCCGAGGTGTTCAACGCCGAGGTCATCCGCAGCGTCGAGGCGCCGGTGAAGCCCGACAGCGGCATCTGGGTGCTGCGCGGCAACCTGGCCCCCGGCGGCGCGGTGATGAAGCCCAGCGCCGCCAGCCCCGAGCTGTGCAGCCACAGGGGCAAGGCCGTGGTCTTCGAGACCATCGAGGACTTCCGCGCCCGCATCGACGATCCGACGCTGGACGTCGACGCCAGCTCGATCCTGGTGCTCAAGGGCTGCGGCCCGAAGGGCTATCCGGGCATGCCGGAAGTGGGCAACATGCCCCTGCCGACCAAGCTGCTGGAGAAGGGCGTCAAGGACATGGTCCGCATCAGCGACGCGCGGATGAGCGGCACCGCGTTCGGCACGGTGATCCTGCACGTCTCGCCGGAATCCGACGCCGGCGGCCCGCTGGCCGTGGTGCGCAATGGCGACGAGATCGCATTGGACGGCCCTTCCCGGTCGCTGAACCTGCTGATTTCCGACGAGGAGTTGGCCAGCCGTCTGGCCGTCTGGCGCGCCAATCCGCCGGCGCCCAAGGCGACCCGGGGCTACGCCAAGCTCTACATCGACCACGTGCTGGGCGCCGACAAGGGCGCGGACCTGGACTTCCTGGTCGGCGCCAGCGGCTCGGTCGTCACCCGCGAGTCGCACTAGATGAACCCCATGGACAGTTCGATCACGATCTTCGGCGACTGGGGCACCTCGCGCCTGCGGCTCTATCTGCGCCAGGGCAAGAGCGTGCTGGACCGCCGCGACGGGCCGGGCATCGGCGCGCTCAAGGCCTCGCCCCGCGAGACCTTCCTGGAGCTGGTCGGCGACTGGCGCGAGGCCAAGCCTTCGATGGCCCTGCTGTGCGGCATGGTCGGCTCGCGCAACGGCTGGCAGGAAGCCGCCTACGCCCCCTGCCCCGCCAACGCCGCCGACATCCGCCAGCGGCTGCTGCATATCGACGCCGACGGCCTGTCGGTCGCCATCGTGCCGGGCCTGTCGTGCCGCAACGCCCTGGGCGGGCCGGACGTGATGCGCGGCGAGGAGACCCAAATCCTGGGCGCCCTGGCCTTGAACCCGGACCTGGCCAAGGGCCGCCATCTGCTGGCCCTGCCCGGCACCCACACCAAGTGGGTCGTGGTCGAGGACGGCGCGATCACCAGCTTCCTGACCGCCCCGGTCGGCGAGCTGTACGCCCTGCTGCGCGAGCACTCGATCCTCGCCAAGGCCGCCCCCGGAGACGGCCCCGAATCGCCGGAAGGGTTCGCCCGCGGCGTCGCCCGGATCATCGAACAGGGCCCCGCGCGCCTAGCGCACCTGATCTTCGAGACCCGCAGCCGGCAACTTCTGGACAACCTGCCCAAGGACGAAGCCATGGGCTTCCTGTCGGGCTTGCTGATCGGAAGCGACGTCGCGGCCACCGCCAGCTGGTTCGGCGACCTGGGCCAGGTATCGCTGATCGGAGCCCCGGCCCTCGGCGCTCTCTACGCCCAGGCCATCGCCGCCCATGGCGGTTCCTGCGTAGCCGTCGACGGCGATTCCGCCGTCCTGGCCGGTCTTTCAACCTTGTCGCCAGCCCAGAACAGTGGAGTTCACGTCCTTGCCTAACACCACCCCCAAGGCGACTCCGCCGATCGTCGCAATCCTGCGCGGCGTCAAGCACGACGAAATCCTCGACATCGCCGCGGCCCTGGTCGAGGCCGGGATCGAGGCCATCGAGGTGCCGCTGAACTCGCCCGACCCACTGGTGACCATAGGCAAGCTGTGCGCCGCGTTCGGTGACCAGGTGCTCTGCGGCGCGGGGACGGTCCTGTCGCCGGAAGCGGTCGACCAGGTGGCGGGCGTCGGCGGCAAGCTGATCGTCACCCCCAACACCGACGCCGCGGTCATCTCGCACGCCGTGGGCCTGGGCCTGACCGTCATGCCCGGCTTCGCCACGCCCAGCGAGGCCTTCGTCGCCGTCAAGGCCGGGGCCCGCGCGCTGAAGCTCTATCCGGCCGGCACCTACGGCTTCGGTCACATCAAGGCGGTGCGCGACGTGCTGCCCAAGGACATCGCGGTCTACGCCGTCGGCGGAGTCGGCGCGGCCAATCTGAAGCCGTGGATCGAGGCCGGCGTGGCCGGCATCGGCGTCGGCGGCGAACTCTATCGCCCGGGCTACACGGCCGAGGAGGTTGGCCAGCGGGCCAGGACCCTGGTCGCGGCCTGGGCAGAACAGACCGCGCGGTAACGGACGCGCAGCAACGATAAAGAAGCCGGCCCTAAAGGGGGGACCCCAGTGAGAACCATCGATTTCGTCATCCTGGCGATCTACGCCGTCGCCATCTTCGGCCTGGCCCAGTGGGTCAGCCGCGACAAGGGCGGCCACCAGAAGGACTCCACCGACTACTTCCTGGCCGGCAAGGCCCTGCCCTGGTGGGCGATCGGCGCTTCGCTGATCGCCGCCAACATCTCGGCTGAGCAGATCATCGGCATGAGCGGCTCGGGCTACGCCCTGGGCCTGGCGATCGCCTCCTACGAATGGATGGCGGCCCTGACCCTGCTGATCGTCGGCAAGTTCTTCCTGCCGATCTTCCTGAAGAACAACATCAGCACCATGCCGCAGTTCCTGGAGCAGCGGTACGGACCCAGCGTCCGCAACGTGATGGCCGTGTTCTGGCTGGTGCTCTACATCTTCGTGAACCTGACCTCGATCCTGTGGCTGGGCTCGATCGCCATCCACACCGTGGCGGGCATCGACCAGATGCAGGCCCTGGTGATCATCGGCGTGTTCGCCCTGGCCTATCAGCTGTGGGGCGGGCTGAAGGCCGTGGCTCTGACCGACATCGTCCAGGTGGCCCTTCTGATCACCGGCGGCCTGATCATCGTCTTCCTGTCGCTGACCAAGATCGGCCACGGCGACCTGCTGGCCGGCTTCAACCACCTGACCACCCAGTTCCCTGACAAGTTCGACATGATCCTCAGCAAGGACAACCCGCACTACAAGGACCTGCCGGGCCTCTCGGTGCTGTTCGGCGGCCTGTGGGTGATGAACGTCTCGTACTGGGGCTTCAACCAGTACATCATCCAGCGCGCCCTGGGCGCCAAGGACATCGCCGAGGCCCAGAAAGGCATCGCCCTGGCCGCCTATCTGAAGCTGCTGATGCCGGTGATCGTGGTGCTGCCGGGCATCGCCGCCCTGGTGCTGGCGCCGGGCCTGGCCAAGCCCGACCAGGCCTATCCCGAGATGATGAAGCTGCTGCCGCCCGGCGTGCTGGGCGTCGTGTTCTCGGCCCTGGTCGCCGCGATCGTCGCGTCGCTGGCCGCCAAGATCAACTCGATCGCCACGATCTTCACTCTGGACGTCTACGCCAAGGTCAGGACCGGCTCCAGCGAGCGCCACCTGGTCACCGTGGGCCGGATCACCGCCGTCGTCGCGGTGATCGTCGGCATCGTCATGGCCAAGCCGCTGCTGGGCAAGGCCGAGCAGGCTTTCCAGTTCATCCAGGACTTCACCGGCTTCTTCACCCCCGGCATCGTGGTGATCTTCATGCTGGGCCTGTTCTGGAAGCGCGCCACCACCGCCTCGGCCCTGGTGGCCGCGATCGGCGGCGCGGCCCTGTCGGGCGCCTTCTTCGTGGCCGACAAGGCGGGCGTTTTCGTGATCCCGTTCATGAACCGCGTGGGCCTGGTCTTCCTGCTGACCCTGGCCGCGGCGATCATCGTCTCGCTGGTCGCGCCCCAGAAGAAGGAGGTCAATGTCGTGTCGCTGGAAGGCGTCAGCTACAAGACCACCACCGGCTTCAACATCGCGGGCCTGGGCGTGATCGTCATCCTGATCGTCCTCTACGCTCTTTGGTGGTGAGGATTTCGGCGGTGTTTCGGCTGAAGGCCGCCCAGACCTGAGCCCGAAGGCCTCGCCACGGTTGTCGTGGCGAGGCTTTCATCTTTGACATGATTGTTCCGGGCGTGGACGAAGCACGCTACACAAGGTCAGACCTATTCCGACGACCGGTTCGAGAAGCGTTTTGGGGGCGATAACTTGGTGATCCGTACGCAGCCAGGCCTCAGTCTGACCTATGGACTCGTCGAGTCCCTGGGACAGGCCATCGTCACGGGGGAATACGCTCAAGTCGGCTTCCCGACCGAGGGCGAGTTGTCAAAGCAGTTCGGCGCCAGCCGGACGGTCACGCGCGAAGCGGTCAAGATGCTGACCGCCAAGGGCCTGCTCAGCGCCCGCCCCCGCCACGGCACGGTGGTCGAGCCCGAGAACGAGTGGAACCTGCTGGATCCTGACGTCCTGCGCTGGATGCTGGAGCGCAAGTTCTCCCTGCGCCTGCTGGCCGAGTTCACCGAGATGCGCCTGGGCATCGAGCCCGCCGCCGCAGGCCTCGCCGCTCGCAACGCCGACGAGGCGGGGCTGAACGGCATCCGCAAGGCGCTGGATCGCATGAAGACCGCGGCCGAGGGCGAGGACGACCCGCTGACGGCCGACATCGCCTTCCACGTGGCGATCCTCAACGCCACCAAGAACCCGTTCTATCGCGACCTGCACGAGCTGGTGAACACCGCCCTGCGGATCTCGATCCGCTTCACCAACCGCATCAAGGGCCGCACCGCCTCGATCCCGTCGCACGAGGACGTGGCCAGCGCCATCTTCGCCCGCGACGCCGAGGCGGCGCAGAAGGCCATGCAGGTGATCCTGGTCGATGTTCTGGACCTGATCCGCGCCGCCTCGCCCGAGACCGAGTCGGAAGCCGCTCGCCGCGACGCCTGATCGGCCCGCCCCGCTGGATCGGTCTTGCGCACGCGCGACTTCAGGCTAAGACTGACAACGTTGTCAGACCACAGCCCGCAGAGGCTGCTCGAGGAAACGCCATGGTCAAAACCCTCCAGGCCCTGATCCGTCCCCTGGCCGCCCTGGGCCTAGCCTCAGCCTTGATCGCCTTGCCCGCCGCGGCGCGCGAGATCTCCCCGCTGGACCAGGTCAGGACCATGACCCGAGGGGTCAACGTCCTGGGCTATGATCCGCTGTGGAAGGATCCGGCCAAGGGCCGCTTCCAGATGCGGCATTTCAAGACGATCAAGGACGGCGGCTTCAATACGGTGCGGCTGAACCTGCACGCCTTTGAGCACATGGACGCCGACAACCGGCTGGACCCCGCCTGGCTGAAGACCCTGGACCAAGTCGTCGACGCCGCCCTGGCCCAGAAGCTGACGGTCATTCTCGACGAGCACGACTTCAATGTCTGCGGCGAGGATCCTGCGGTCTGCAAACCCAAGCTGGTCGCCTTCTGGAAGCAGATCGGCGAACACTACAGGGACGCGCCGGACCAAGTGGTGTTCGAACTGCTGAACGAGCCCTGCAAGGGCCTCACCGACGAGGTCTGGAACGCCTGGGTCGCCGAGCTCCTGCCAGTCGTGCGGGCGACCAATCCCACGCGCAATGTCGTGGTCGGCCCCGCCTTCTGGAACAATATCAGCCACCTCGACCAGCTGAAGCTGCCGGAAGGCGATCGCCACCTGATCGCCACCGTCCACTACTACCTGCCCATGGAGTTCACCCATCAGGGCGCCTCGTGGAATCCGGCCACGCCCAAGACCGGCGTGACCTGGGGCACGGACGCCGAGCGCCAGCGGATGAAGGCCGACTTCGACGGCGTCCAGGCCTGGGCCAAGGCCCATGGCCGGCCCATGCTGCTGGGCGAGTTCGGCGCCTACGACAAGGGCGACATGGCCTCGCGCGCCGCCTACACCGCCGCCGCCGCCCGCGAGGCCGAGGCCCGCGGCTGGGCCTGGGCCTACTGGCAGTTCGACAGCGACTTCATCGCCTACGACATCGGCAAGGACGCCTGGGTCGAGCCGATCCGCAAGGCGCTGGTCCCGCGATAGAGCGTAACGACCGACGAACAGAAGAGTGGGATGACAAGCTTGGTTTTCCAAGCCATGCGTCCAGTCCGCGCCCCCTCCACACAGGAACCTTCCCGTGCAGAAGCCCTACGTCGCCGCCCCGACCCGCTATGACGCCATGCCCTATCGCCGCACCGGCCGCAGCGGGCTGGACTTGCCGGCGATCTCGCTGGGCCTGTGGCAGAACTTCGGGGGCGCCGACGTGTTCGAAACGGGTCGCGCCATCCTGCGCCGCGCGTTCGACCTGGGCGTCACCCATTTCGACCTGGCCAACAATTACGGCCCGCCCTACGGCTCGGCCGAGGAGAACTTCGGCAAGGTCATGGCCAGCGACTTCGCCGCCCATCGTGACGAGCTGGTGATCTCCACCAAGGCCGGCTGGGACATGTGGCCAGGCCCGTACGGGGGGATCGGCGGCTCGCGCAAGTACCTCATCGCCAGCTGCGACCAGAGCCTCAAGCGCATGGGGCTGGACTATGTCGACATCTTCTACTCGCACCGGGTCGATCCGACGACGCCGCTGGAGGAGACCATGGGCGCCCTGGCCCACCTGCACCGTCAGGGCAAGGCGCTGTACGTGGGCATATCCTCCTATTCGCCGGAACTGACCCGCCAGGCCGTCGCGATCCTGAAGTCGGAAGGCGTGCCGCTGCTGATCCACCAGCCGTCCTATTCGATGCTGAACCGCTGGATCGAGGACGAACTGCTGGACGCCCTGGAGGACCTGGGCGTGGGCTGCATCGCCTTCTCGCCCCTGGCCCAAGGGATGCTGACCAACAAGTACCTGGGCGGCGTGCCCCAGGACTCCCGCGCGGCCCGCGAGGGCTCGCTGGGCGGCCACCTGCTCAGCGCCGACAACCTGGCCCGCATCCAGGCGCTGAACCAGATCGCCCAGGCGCGCGGCCAGAGCCTGGCCCAGATGGCCCTGGCCTGGGTGCTGCGCGACCCCCGCGTCACCTCGGCCCTGATCGGCGCGCGCACCGTGGCCCAGCTGGAAGACTCCCTGGCCGCGCTGAACACCCTGGGCTTCACGCCCGAGGAACTGGGCCAGATCGACCGCCACGCCATCGAGGGCGCGATCGACCTGTGGAAGGTCTCGTCCAGCCTGGCCGTTTCGGATCTGCCCAAAGGCTGACTGCATCTTGCGGTGGAGCGCCGTCGGAATACAATTGCCTCATGACCGTGGGGGCCGATGGCTTGGACCAGACAGTGAGCGGCATGGACCGGCTGACCGAGCGCGAGCGCGCCTGCCTGAGTCTCGTGGACGAGCATCTCAGCTCCAAGGAAATCGCCCGCCGCCTCGGCCTCTCCAAGCACACCGTCGACTGGCACCTGGACAAGGCGCGGCGTCGTCTGGGGGCCGCCGACCGTTACGAGGCCGCCCGCCTGATCTCCCGCCGCGGCCTGACGGCTCCGTCTTGGTCCTGCCCCTCGCCCCCTCCGATCGCGTCGGGGTCCGACGCGGCGGGGCTAGCCTCCGTCCCTTCCTCCGGGTCTCCTGACCTCGTCGAGGTTTCGCGCTCCTCCGGCCGTCGGGCCGAAGGTCGCGACATCGAGGAAGGAACAGCACGTGCCGCCACTCACGGACTCCCAGAAGGATGCGATCAACCAGGCGATCGGCCTCCGCCGCGACGCCCTGAACTTTCACAAGGCCTGGCCGACCCTGAACTCGCAGGACGACCTGGCGCCGCCCTTCACCTGGACGGAACTGGAACGTCAGCTCGCCAGTCTGGCGGCGACCGCCCAGAACGCCCTGATGGCGTCGGACCTGGTCAGCGCGACGCGCAAGCAGGCCAGTTTCAAGCCGCCGGAAATGGTGCTGCGCGAGATCCTTTGCGTGGCGGGAGCCCTGATGGACGAGAGCTTCCTGCCTTCCGGCCGATCGGACCTTGGGGAGGCCCCAATGACCTGACGCTCGGCCAACGGCTGGCCTTCATCGCCGCCCTGATGCTCGCGACCGCTTTCGCGTTCGGCTCCCTGCTCGCCGGCCTGCACGCTCTCCAGGGGCTGTTCTAGGTCGTCGCGGCCCGAACGCTCTCCAAACTTCACCCCGGATGACGCGCCGTGTTCGCGGCGCGAGGAGAATCGTCATGCTCAAGGAACGTCGCGAGGCCGCCGAGGCCGTCGCCGAGGCCCTGTTCGCCGCCGAGAAGGCCATCGATGCGGCCATCGCCAGCACCGCCGCCCTGACGACCCTGATGCCGACTTCGCGCGAGGCCGCCAATCTCTCGGTGATGGTCGGCCAGGAGGCCCTGATCAGCGCCATCGAGACGATGCGCGCCCTGGGCGTGGCCCGGCAGAACATCCTCGAAACCCACGTGGGCCTCAGCAAGGCCCAGCACGACATCGGCCTCTCGGCTGTTTCCTTCGGCGGCGGCGGCAAGAAGCCCCCCGCCTTCCTGGTCGGCAGCCTTCGGGCCGTGCCGACGACGCGCGAAGTCGCCTGACCCCTCCCCGCTCAGGCCTCGCGCCGCGGGCCCGGTCATTCACCCCCACACATGATCGGGCCCGCACCTTCAAGGATCGGCTTCCGCCGCGGATCGGACTATCCTTCGGCCTCGACTCGCCGCCGGCCCCGCCCCGGAACTCCGCCGATGTACGTCCAGACTCCCGACCAGCTGTTCAGCCTCGCCCTGCTGCTGGCCTGTTGCGGCTTGGCCGTCTGGCGCGGGCGCTGGGTCGAGCGGGCCGCGGCCGCGGCGATGGCCGCGGCGTGGTTCGCCAGTCCTCTTGTGCAGGTCGATCAACAGGCCCTCGGCGTCCAGACCGGCGTGCTGGTCGTCGACATCCTCCTGCTGGCGGTCCTGCTCTACCTGGCCCTGACCACGGACCGCTGGTGGACCATGGCGGCGACGGCGTTCCAGGGCGTCGCGGCCCTGATCCATCTGGCCGCCGCCATCGACCGCGAGATCTTTCCCCGCGCCTACTATGTAGCCGGCAGCCTGATCAGCGATCTGGTGATGGGCGCGCTCCTGGTCGGGGCCTGGAACGCCGGGAGACGCCCGAAATCGGAGCCGAGCGAGTTCGCCTGACGCCGTTTGCTCTCCTTACGATCATTTAATCCGGTGAACGGCGTTTCTCGGTTAGAAGGCGGTGGCTGTTCAAATCATCGGAGCTGAGGTGGTCGTGCATCAACGGATCTATAGGCGCGACCTGCGTTCGACGGCGTTGCCGCTGGTGCTCTGCATCGGCGCCCTGGGGCTGTCGGGGTGCGACCATGGCGACAAGGCCAAGGCCAAGACGCCCAAGCCCTCCCTGACCGCCAGCCAGACCGTCAGCGTCGCCGCCGTGACCATCCAGTCGCTGCCGCGAATCATCAACGCCTCGGGCACCGTCACGCCCTGGGAAGAGGTGCCGGTCGGGGCCGAGACCGGCGGCCTGACCGCCGTGGCGGTCAACGCCGACGAGGGCCAGCTCGTGCGCCAGGGCCAGATCCTGGTCGCCCTGAACGACACCATGCTGCGCGCCCAGCTGCACCAGCAGGAAGCCGCCGTGGCCAGCGCCAAGGCCACCCTGGCCGAGGCCCAGGCCGCCCTGGGCCGCTCGCGCGAACTGCAGGCCAAGGGCTATCTGTCCCAAGCCTCGCTCGACACCGCGATCGCCCGCCAGCAGACCGCCGCCGCCCAGTTAGCCTCCGCCGACGCTTCCCGGAACGAAACGATCGCCCGCCTGGGCCAGGCCGCCATCCGCGCGCCGGTCTCGGGCCTGATCAGCCGCCGCAGCGTCACCAAGGGCCAGATCGTCACCGCCGGTACCGAGCTGTTCCGCATCGTTCGCGACGGCCGCCTGGAGCTGGACGCCGAGATTCCCGAAGCCGACCTGCTGTCCGTCAAGGCCGGCATGCCGGCCACCGTCACCTCCGACCAGGTCGGCCAGACGGCGGGCACGGTCCGCATCGTCACCTCCGAGGTCAACGCCCAGACCCGGGTCGGCCTGGCCCGCATCAGCCTGGCGCCCGGCGGCGGCTTCCGCTCAGGCATGTTCGCCCGCGCCCAGATCGCGGCCGGCAATCGCCCCGCCCCGACCATCCCGACCGCCGCCATCCTCTATCGCCAGAACCAGCCGGGGGTGTTCGTGGTCGACGCCAGCAACCACGCCCGCTTCCGCCGCATCGACATCCTGGCGCGCAACACCGACCAGACCTCCGCCGAGGGCCTGAACGCCGGCGAGCGCGTGGTGGTCGACGGGGCGGGCTTCCTGGGCGACAACGACGCGGTGCGCATCGCCGCGGCCACGGCGGGCTCGTCCACCGTCGCCGCCAAGCGCTAGGGGATCGCGATGGACAATCCGAGCCCCAACGCCAACAACATCTCGCGCTGGGCGATCAAGAACCCGATCCCCGTCCTGCTGCTGTTCGTGCTGCTGACCATCGCCGGGATCTCCGGCTTCGGCAGCATGCGGATCAACGACAATCCGGACGTCGACCTGCCGCTGGTGGTCGTCAACGCCTCGCGCCCCGGCGCCGCGCCGACCGAGCTGGAGACCCAGGTCACGCGCCTGATCGAGGACTCGATCGCCGGCCTGGGCCAGGTGCGTCACATCAGCTCCACCGTCGGCGACGGCTTTTCGTCGACCTTCATCGAGTTCGAGCTGGGCGTCGACCACGAGCGGGTCACCAACGACGTCCGCAACGCCATGTCCAACCTGCAGAGCTCGCTGCCGCAGGACATGCAGATCCCCAACGTCACGCGCATCGACATCTCGGGCAATCCGCTGATCACCTACGTGGTCCAGGCCCCGACCCTGACGCCTGAGCAACGCAGCTGGTTCGTCGACCACGATGTCAGCCGCGCCTTGCTGGCCATCAAGGGCATCGGCGAGGTCAACCGCCAGGGCGGCGTCACCCGCGAGATCCAGGTGGCGCTGGATCCCGACCGCCTGGCCGCGCGCGGCGTGACGGCGGCCGAGGTCAGCCAGGCTCTGCAATCGGCCAACGCCGACCTGCCGGGCGGCCGCGTGACCGTCTCCGGCTCGGAGCGGGCCATCCGCACCCTGGGCGCGGCCAACACGGTCGACCAGCTGCGCGAGACCCGCGTCCAGCTCAACAACGGCGAGACCGTGCGCCTGGGCGACCTGGGCGAGGTCACCGACCACTGGGCCGAACCGCGCAACCAGGCGCGCTTCAACAACCAGGAAGTGGTCACCTTCAACATGGTCCGCTCGCGCGGCGCCTCCGAAGTCAAGGTCGCCGAGAAGGTCCGCAAGGAGGTGGAGAAGCTCGACAAGGCCCACCCCGAGCTGAAGATCGTCGAGCTGACCTCGAACGTGAAATATATCGAGGAGAGCTACTACGCCTCGCTGGAGGCCTTGGGCCTGGGCGCCCTGCTGGCGGTGCTGGTGGTGCTGCTGTTCCTGCGCGACTGGCGCGCCACCTTCCTGGCGGCCGTGGCCATCCCGCTGTCGCTGTTCCCGACCTTCGCGGTCATGGCGCCGCTGGGTCAGTCCCTGAACGGCGTCACCCTGCTGGCCCTGTCGCTGACCGTCGGCATCCTGGTCGACGACGCCATCGTCGAGATCGAGAACATCGTCCGCCACATGCGCGGGGGCAAGTCGCCCTATCACGCTGCCATGGAGGCGGCCGACGAGATCGGCCTGGCCGTCGTGGCCACCACCTTCACCATCGTGGCGGTGTTCGCCCCCGTCGGCTTCATGCCCGGGATCATCGGCCAGTTCTTCAAGGCCTTCGCCCTGGCGGCCTGCGTCTCGGTGCTGTTCTCGCTGGTGGTCGCCCGCATGCTGACGCCGCTGATGGGCGCCTACATGCTCAAGGCGCATCACAAGCCCGACAAGGACCCGGCGTGGATGGGTCCTTATCTGAAGAGCCTGGACTGGGCGCTGTCGCACAAGATCATCGTGGCCCTGCTGGCCATTCCGATGCTGATCGGCACCGTCTTCCTGGCCACGCGCCTGCCGTTCGAGTTCCAGCCGGCGGCCGACCGCGGCCGTGCGCCATTCAGCGTCGAGCTGCCCCCCGGCGCCACGCTGAACGAGACCGACGCCATCGCCCAACGCATGACCCGCGCCCTGCTGGCCCGTCCCGAAGTCACCGGAGTCTACGCCTCGGTCGGCAATGACGGGGTCA
It encodes:
- a CDS encoding IlvD/Edd family dehydratase; amino-acid sequence: MSQGNGGGRFRSGHSYGKLDRDGFIHRSWMKSQGLPDDVFDGRPVIGICNTWSEITPCNAGLRDLAEHVKRGVWEAGGLPLEFPAMSLGETQMRPTAMLFRNLLAMDVEESIRGNPIDGVVLLGGCDKTTPGQMMGAASVDLPTIVVSTGPMLNGKFRGKDIGSGTDVWKFSEAVRAGEMTLPEFMSAESGMSRSPGTCMTMGTASTMAAIVEAMGMCLPYNASIPAVDARRAAMAHHTGRTIVRMVHDGLTMSQVATRAAFENALRVHAAIGGSTNAVVHLLALAGRLGVELSLEDFDNLSRDVPLLVDLQPSGRFLMEDLHYAGGLPAVMKQMAPFLNPEALTVSGVRIGEQYEKAEVFNAEVIRSVEAPVKPDSGIWVLRGNLAPGGAVMKPSAASPELCSHRGKAVVFETIEDFRARIDDPTLDVDASSILVLKGCGPKGYPGMPEVGNMPLPTKLLEKGVKDMVRISDARMSGTAFGTVILHVSPESDAGGPLAVVRNGDEIALDGPSRSLNLLISDEELASRLAVWRANPPAPKATRGYAKLYIDHVLGADKGADLDFLVGASGSVVTRESH
- a CDS encoding 2-dehydro-3-deoxygalactonokinase, yielding MDSSITIFGDWGTSRLRLYLRQGKSVLDRRDGPGIGALKASPRETFLELVGDWREAKPSMALLCGMVGSRNGWQEAAYAPCPANAADIRQRLLHIDADGLSVAIVPGLSCRNALGGPDVMRGEETQILGALALNPDLAKGRHLLALPGTHTKWVVVEDGAITSFLTAPVGELYALLREHSILAKAAPGDGPESPEGFARGVARIIEQGPARLAHLIFETRSRQLLDNLPKDEAMGFLSGLLIGSDVAATASWFGDLGQVSLIGAPALGALYAQAIAAHGGSCVAVDGDSAVLAGLSTLSPAQNSGVHVLA
- a CDS encoding 2-dehydro-3-deoxy-6-phosphogalactonate aldolase, whose amino-acid sequence is MPNTTPKATPPIVAILRGVKHDEILDIAAALVEAGIEAIEVPLNSPDPLVTIGKLCAAFGDQVLCGAGTVLSPEAVDQVAGVGGKLIVTPNTDAAVISHAVGLGLTVMPGFATPSEAFVAVKAGARALKLYPAGTYGFGHIKAVRDVLPKDIAVYAVGGVGAANLKPWIEAGVAGIGVGGELYRPGYTAEEVGQRARTLVAAWAEQTAR
- a CDS encoding sodium/sugar symporter, producing MRTIDFVILAIYAVAIFGLAQWVSRDKGGHQKDSTDYFLAGKALPWWAIGASLIAANISAEQIIGMSGSGYALGLAIASYEWMAALTLLIVGKFFLPIFLKNNISTMPQFLEQRYGPSVRNVMAVFWLVLYIFVNLTSILWLGSIAIHTVAGIDQMQALVIIGVFALAYQLWGGLKAVALTDIVQVALLITGGLIIVFLSLTKIGHGDLLAGFNHLTTQFPDKFDMILSKDNPHYKDLPGLSVLFGGLWVMNVSYWGFNQYIIQRALGAKDIAEAQKGIALAAYLKLLMPVIVVLPGIAALVLAPGLAKPDQAYPEMMKLLPPGVLGVVFSALVAAIVASLAAKINSIATIFTLDVYAKVRTGSSERHLVTVGRITAVVAVIVGIVMAKPLLGKAEQAFQFIQDFTGFFTPGIVVIFMLGLFWKRATTASALVAAIGGAALSGAFFVADKAGVFVIPFMNRVGLVFLLTLAAAIIVSLVAPQKKEVNVVSLEGVSYKTTTGFNIAGLGVIVILIVLYALWW
- a CDS encoding FadR/GntR family transcriptional regulator, yielding MRTQPGLSLTYGLVESLGQAIVTGEYAQVGFPTEGELSKQFGASRTVTREAVKMLTAKGLLSARPRHGTVVEPENEWNLLDPDVLRWMLERKFSLRLLAEFTEMRLGIEPAAAGLAARNADEAGLNGIRKALDRMKTAAEGEDDPLTADIAFHVAILNATKNPFYRDLHELVNTALRISIRFTNRIKGRTASIPSHEDVASAIFARDAEAAQKAMQVILVDVLDLIRAASPETESEAARRDA
- a CDS encoding glycoside hydrolase family 5 protein; amino-acid sequence: MVKTLQALIRPLAALGLASALIALPAAAREISPLDQVRTMTRGVNVLGYDPLWKDPAKGRFQMRHFKTIKDGGFNTVRLNLHAFEHMDADNRLDPAWLKTLDQVVDAALAQKLTVILDEHDFNVCGEDPAVCKPKLVAFWKQIGEHYRDAPDQVVFELLNEPCKGLTDEVWNAWVAELLPVVRATNPTRNVVVGPAFWNNISHLDQLKLPEGDRHLIATVHYYLPMEFTHQGASWNPATPKTGVTWGTDAERQRMKADFDGVQAWAKAHGRPMLLGEFGAYDKGDMASRAAYTAAAAREAEARGWAWAYWQFDSDFIAYDIGKDAWVEPIRKALVPR
- the mgrA gene encoding L-glyceraldehyde 3-phosphate reductase, translated to MPYRRTGRSGLDLPAISLGLWQNFGGADVFETGRAILRRAFDLGVTHFDLANNYGPPYGSAEENFGKVMASDFAAHRDELVISTKAGWDMWPGPYGGIGGSRKYLIASCDQSLKRMGLDYVDIFYSHRVDPTTPLEETMGALAHLHRQGKALYVGISSYSPELTRQAVAILKSEGVPLLIHQPSYSMLNRWIEDELLDALEDLGVGCIAFSPLAQGMLTNKYLGGVPQDSRAAREGSLGGHLLSADNLARIQALNQIAQARGQSLAQMALAWVLRDPRVTSALIGARTVAQLEDSLAALNTLGFTPEELGQIDRHAIEGAIDLWKVSSSLAVSDLPKG